DNA from Lagenorhynchus albirostris chromosome 3, mLagAlb1.1, whole genome shotgun sequence:
GGACGAGGATCCGGGCGCGGCCGAGGGCCTGGGCGAAGATGATGAGGCTGAGGACGTGGGTGCCGCCAAGGGCGCAGGAGGGGACACAAAGGCGACCGGGGTCCCAGGCCCGGCAGGTCAGCATGACGGGCGGCGGCGCATCCAGCGCGAGGGGCTAATGCGCGTGTACGTTGCCCAGCTGGTGGCGCGGGCCGCCTTCGAGGTGGCCTTCCTGGTGGGCCAGTACCTGCTGTATGGTTTCGAGGTGCGGCCCTTCTTCGCGTGCAGCCGCCAGCCCTGCCCGCACGTGGTCGACTGCTTCGTGTCGAGACCCACTGAGAAGACGGTCTTCCTGCTGGTCATGTACGTGGTCAGCTGCCTCTGCCTGGTGCTCAACCTCTGTGAGATGGCGCACCTGGGCCTGGGCAGCGCGCAAGACGCTGTGCGCAGCCGCcaccccctgcccaccacccctGGCCCCCTGCCTCGCCAGCAGCCCTGTGGTCTCCCCGCCGCGCCTTCGGGCCTGGCCTGCCCGCCAGACTACAGCCTGGTGGTGCGCGCGGCTGAGCGCGCACGCACCCACGATCAGGACCTGGCCAACCTGGCGCTGCAGGCGCTGCAGGACCGGCGGTCACTTGGGGACCTCGACAGCCCACCAGGCCCTGGCCTTCCAGCAACCGCCCGGGGGCCCCCGAGGGCCGGTGCCCCTGCCTCCGGGTCGGGCAGTGCCACGTCGGGGGGCACTGCCGGGGGCCAGGGCCGGCCAGGGGCCAAACCCAGGATGGGCTCTGAGAAGGGCAGTGCGAGCAGCAGCAGGGAGGGTAAGACCACCGTGTGGATCTGAGGCTTGCATTGGTTGCTGTTCCTCCTCCCTCCGCACCAGGGCCGAGGTGGAGGGCTCTGGAGGAAGTCTAGGGTCTGGACACTGCCTAAGGGGCAGAGCACAACctaccctcctcctccccctcaggTGGCTGCTCTCCACCTCGAGAGGGGGCGGAGGGCACCAGCCTGCTCTGCATcactgcccctccctgcctgAGCCCCATCTTCATCCAGGATAGGGTGGGGAAGGTAGGCCTGGGAATCACGAATGGTCCCCAGCTCTGGTCCATAAGCCCTGATGGGTAGGTGGGACTGTGGCTGGGGCATTTCCACCCTCCCAGAGCCACCCTGGCCACCTCAGGACAAGGCTGCCCTCCAGGAGAGAGCTCCACCCGCTCCTGCCCCGCTTTCCCGGCAGTAGCCCATGTGCGACTGCCCAGGGATGCTTGGCCTGGGTCTTGGGGAGTACTGTGCTTGTCCACAGTACTCCCTGCCCAGCAAATGGGGCTCTTTTCCTAGCACCCACACTCTTCTAGCCCAGGTTCTGGTTCTTGCAGAGATGGAAGCAATGCCAGGTCTTCCTTGTACAGAAGGGAAAACAGAGACCACAGTGGGCAGAGGCCCCTGCGCCCAGCCCTGGTCTGTACCACCTCCTGCCTCACCCCCACTAGGCCCCAAGCATGAGCTGCCTCGAGTGCCAGTGGACCTGCACCCTGCTTCCTGTTCCCTGCCCAGGCAGATCTGGGGCTCAGGCCCTGCATGGGCTCCAGGGTGGATGGGACCATGCCCTCTCCAGCTCCTGTGCTGGCCTGGCGTGGCCCCTTCCTCTGGGACATACTTCAAGTTCTGAAAAGACATCGGTCCCCCTTACCACTCAGACCAACAGGATGGTGGTGAGGGGCTATGGCTTTGCTCATGCTAGGGGAAGGCGCTCTGAGGCTCCCACCACAGCCTCTTCCCTCCAGCCCCCTGTCCAATTCAGACACAGCCTCTAAAGGGAGTGAAATAAAACTAACTTTTGTTTACAaccacatgtgtatgtgtatgaatgtccgcataaatgtgtgtgtgtgcttgtgtatgtATGTGGGAGTGTggtgtgtgcacatatgtgtgaGTACacatatatgcgtgtgtgtacGTGTCCACCGCTGGCCTCTGGGGACACATGGCTCAGCTCTAGGATGGCTGGGAGAGGAAACCACTTTGCAGGGACCATCTGGGGAGCAAGGCCAAGGTTGAGCCCCTGCAGCTCCTTGGAGACACTCTGGTGCCTCTCTGTGCCAGGCAACAGGCACTGCCCAGAGGGGAGGGATATGGCTGAATGAGAACAAAGAACAGCCGGGCCTGCACGTTTAGAGCCCAAGGTGGTAGCTCAAAGGATAGAGAGGCAGTCCTGTCTCAGGCCCCGGCATTATCCAGATGCTGGCCAAAGCCTGCAGTGGTAGCTTTTGGTGGGGAGCAAAGGTGAGCACAGTTGGGGAAACAGCTGCTGCTGTCAAGGAGCCACCTTGGTCTAGACTTCAGTGATCCTGCTGTCTACCAGCCTCCCTCAGGCCCAAGGCAGGCCCTGAGAGCTTCTCCCAGATTGCAAATCCTCTCTGGGGTCCCAGGGCCAAGCCCCAAGCCTGGGTGGACCCCAACCCAGCCTGCCTCTGGTCAGATGCCAAATGCAGGCTGAGTCCCTTTCCTTTGTGGGGTCTGACTGGCTGATCCCGGGTTCCAGGTGACCCCACCCCCAGGTAAGCCCCACCCCCATGAAGTCCCAGATGTCAATGCCGGAAGCAGAGCCTCAGAAGGAAAGCCAATCCAGACCCAGAGCAGGGACTCGCCACTCGCCTCTCCAAGAGAGGAAAGCCCATGGGACTGGCATCCCTGCATTTGGGGCTGTGCTGCTGGCAGTGTCGTCATGAGGAATACTGGGTTTCTGTGGTGGGGAACACGCTGTCTGTCCAGCCATGCCTGGCTCCCATCAGTGTGACTGGGTGCAGCAGAGCTGGTGAAGGATATCTGCAAGGCACTATTGTTGGCTGACACCCTTGCCGTGGCCCCTCCGTAGCCTCCCTGCCCACCGTGTCCCTGAGAGCAGCCTCCTGCAGCCAGTGGAGGGCCTGGAGGACATCAGGACCTCAGGGAGTTAAGTGGGCATTCCAGGTGGGGAATAGTGGGAGGCTTTAGGGTTCAGAACCACCCTAGTGGCTGGAGAGGGCTGGTGAGGAAGGCAGGTGTCCACTCCGAGCAGGACCCAGAGGTTGGCCTCGATCCTGATGGTCAGTGCTCCCACATCTCAAGGCCATGAGGCACACTTGATGGTGACAGGGTCCCACAAGGGGTGGAAGGTGGGGCATGGGCCCTCAGCATCTGCCTGAAAAGAAGCCTTAAGCCAGCAGACAGGGAGACCCTGGGCGGTTTTGTGTTTGGGGAAGAACATTCTGGATTTCACTGTGACAGTGTCCAGGGAAGCCTTCCCCCATCCTCGCTGTGGAGTAACATCAGGATCTCACCCTCTATAACTCGGGTTGGGCTCCTGGTGTAGTTTCAGCCTGGGAGTGTCTGGTGGGGCCAGGGCTGGCTCAACGATTTCCTCACTCACCGAGCTGGGGGTCCATGCTGGAGTCTCTCGATGTGGTTTGGACCTCCTTGCAGCATGGCGGCCCAAGAGGACCCAGCAAAGTCCAACTGACTCTTATCACCAGCCCTAAAGTCATATCACTTCACATCATAGCAGTCACAGGCCTGCAGGATCCCTCTCAATGGGCCAGTGTCACATTTTAAGGACATGTGGAATAGTCTCTGTTGGCCTTGGTCCGCTGGCCCCCCTAGCCACGTGTGAAGCCCTTCAGCACCCCTCCCACCCGCACACACAGGGGCACGTGATCTTGGGGACTCTGCAGCCACTGCTCCCTTCTTTTACCACAGTTCTGATATCGGTCCATAATTCGCCCCGTACTGTTTAGCCTGTCCAGTTTCTATCATCTCAGTCCCCCCACTCCTAATTGGTTTAGATACAATTTGAGGCAGCTGGGTCAATGGGAACAGGACACTGCCCAGGGGCTCCTGGGGAAATCTATTTGCTGCGTGTCTGTGACATGGAAGTCAGATGTGGGTCAAGCTGTGAGTCTCTGTGGGTTTGTCCAACACCAATCCAGATGTTGCGGTGAAGGTGTTCTTTTAGATGAGATTAGCACTGACGATCTGTGGACTTTGATAAAGCAGACCACCCTCCCTAACGTGGGTTGCCCTCATCCAATCAGGTGATGGCCTTAAGAACAAAGACTGAGGTTCCCAAAGAAGGGATTCTCCCTCCAGACTGCCAGTGATGATTACATTTATGGGTCAGCTTAACTGGGCCCTGGGATGCCCAGAACAAGCATGATTCTAAGTGTGTCTATGAGGGGGATTCTGGATGAGATTCACACTGAATCTGCACACTGAGTAAAACAGATGGCCCTCCCCAGTGCGGGTGGGCCTTGGCCAATCAGGTGAAGGCTTGAGTAGAACAAAAAGCTGGAGTAAGAGAGAACTCCTGCCTGACAGTTTGAGCAAGCACACTGGTCTCCTGTCTTCAGATTCAGACTCAGGCTAGAACTCTCCTGAGTCTCTAGCTTGTAGATGGCAGACCTTGGGACTCCTCAGCCCCCATAGTTgagtgagccaattccttataataaatctctgtcgagttggttctctttctctggagaaccccaaCTAATCAACATCCCATCAGCCAGAGGTTGTTAAAAGGGCATCCCAGCTGTGAGGAAAACTGCAAATGGAGGCTCTATTCTGGGAGGTATCTCAGTCAGCTCAGCCTGTgtaacaaataccatagactgggggcTCAAACAACAGACATCTATTTCTCATAGTACTGGAAACTGGAAGTCCGAGACCAAGGTGTCAGCACCTGAGGCCACTCTCCTTGGTGtgtagacagctgtcttctccctgtgtcctcacatggtcttccctttgTGTGAatctgtgtcctcatctcctcttcttataaggaaaccagtcttattggattagggcccaccccagtgacctcatttgaccttaatcacctctttaaagactccatctccaaatacagccccGTTCT
Protein-coding regions in this window:
- the GJC2 gene encoding gap junction gamma-2 protein isoform X5: MTNMSWSFLTRLLEEIHNHSTFVGKIVVISTPSVMYLGYAVHRLARASQDERRRASRRRQGRLAPRAPLPPPPHPGWPEPTDLGEEEPMLGLGEEDEDPGAAEGLGEDDEAEDVGAAKGAGGDTKATGVPGPAGQHDGRRRIQREGLMRVYVAQLVARAAFEVAFLVGQYLLYGFEVRPFFACSRQPCPHVVDCFVSRPTEKTVFLLVMYVVSCLCLVLNLCEMAHLGLGSAQDAVRSRHPLPTTPGPLPRQQPCGLPAAPSGLACPPDYSLVVRAAERARTHDQDLANLALQALQDRRSLGDLDSPPGPGLPATARGPPRAGAPASGSGSATSGGTAGGQGRPGAKPRMGSEKGSASSSREGKTTVWI
- the GJC2 gene encoding gap junction gamma-2 protein isoform X1, whose amino-acid sequence is MWPRAPPKPLWPPVRSCVLRSGSWRLAEQNRLLFSRSSTHCATDVPSPAPMTNMSWSFLTRLLEEIHNHSTFVGKVWLTVLVVFRIVLTAVGGESIYSDEQTKFTCNTRQPGCDNVCYDAFAPLSHVRFWVFQIVVISTPSVMYLGYAVHRLARASQDERRRASRRRQGRLAPRAPLPPPPHPGWPEPTDLGEEEPMLGLGEEDEDPGAAEGLGEDDEAEDVGAAKGAGGDTKATGVPGPAGQHDGRRRIQREGLMRVYVAQLVARAAFEVAFLVGQYLLYGFEVRPFFACSRQPCPHVVDCFVSRPTEKTVFLLVMYVVSCLCLVLNLCEMAHLGLGSAQDAVRSRHPLPTTPGPLPRQQPCGLPAAPSGLACPPDYSLVVRAAERARTHDQDLANLALQALQDRRSLGDLDSPPGPGLPATARGPPRAGAPASGSGSATSGGTAGGQGRPGAKPRMGSEKGSASSSREGKTTVWI
- the GJC2 gene encoding gap junction gamma-2 protein isoform X2 — translated: MTNMSWSFLTRLLEEIHNHSTFVGKVWLTVLVVFRIVLTAVGGESIYSDEQTKFTCNTRQPGCDNVCYDAFAPLSHVRFWVFQIVVISTPSVMYLGYAVHRLARASQDERRRASRRRQGRLAPRAPLPPPPHPGWPEPTDLGEEEPMLGLGEEDEDPGAAEGLGEDDEAEDVGAAKGAGGDTKATGVPGPAGQHDGRRRIQREGLMRVYVAQLVARAAFEVAFLVGQYLLYGFEVRPFFACSRQPCPHVVDCFVSRPTEKTVFLLVMYVVSCLCLVLNLCEMAHLGLGSAQDAVRSRHPLPTTPGPLPRQQPCGLPAAPSGLACPPDYSLVVRAAERARTHDQDLANLALQALQDRRSLGDLDSPPGPGLPATARGPPRAGAPASGSGSATSGGTAGGQGRPGAKPRMGSEKGSASSSREGKTTVWI
- the GJC2 gene encoding gap junction gamma-2 protein isoform X4; protein product: MWPRAPPKPLWPPVRSCVLRSGSWRLAEQNRLLFSRSSTHCATDIVVISTPSVMYLGYAVHRLARASQDERRRASRRRQGRLAPRAPLPPPPHPGWPEPTDLGEEEPMLGLGEEDEDPGAAEGLGEDDEAEDVGAAKGAGGDTKATGVPGPAGQHDGRRRIQREGLMRVYVAQLVARAAFEVAFLVGQYLLYGFEVRPFFACSRQPCPHVVDCFVSRPTEKTVFLLVMYVVSCLCLVLNLCEMAHLGLGSAQDAVRSRHPLPTTPGPLPRQQPCGLPAAPSGLACPPDYSLVVRAAERARTHDQDLANLALQALQDRRSLGDLDSPPGPGLPATARGPPRAGAPASGSGSATSGGTAGGQGRPGAKPRMGSEKGSASSSREGKTTVWI
- the GJC2 gene encoding gap junction gamma-2 protein isoform X3, whose product is MWPRAPPKPLWPPVRSCVLRSGSWRLAEQNRLLFSRSSTHCATDVPSPAPMTNMSWSFLTRLLEEIHNHSTFVGKIVVISTPSVMYLGYAVHRLARASQDERRRASRRRQGRLAPRAPLPPPPHPGWPEPTDLGEEEPMLGLGEEDEDPGAAEGLGEDDEAEDVGAAKGAGGDTKATGVPGPAGQHDGRRRIQREGLMRVYVAQLVARAAFEVAFLVGQYLLYGFEVRPFFACSRQPCPHVVDCFVSRPTEKTVFLLVMYVVSCLCLVLNLCEMAHLGLGSAQDAVRSRHPLPTTPGPLPRQQPCGLPAAPSGLACPPDYSLVVRAAERARTHDQDLANLALQALQDRRSLGDLDSPPGPGLPATARGPPRAGAPASGSGSATSGGTAGGQGRPGAKPRMGSEKGSASSSREGKTTVWI